A DNA window from Onthophagus taurus isolate NC chromosome 1, IU_Otau_3.0, whole genome shotgun sequence contains the following coding sequences:
- the LOC111413792 gene encoding trypsin delta-like isoform X1: MKTIILLSMLISAITCNVVKTESNDAASTLEKNRFLTRMPFVTFVSTTIDKHPYQASIQYSGRHICSGAIISSLYILTTAQCVDRRSLDLLSVRVGATEYNRGGQTVSVSSIDINPDYNARTFDYDISILKLAKSLAFSPTIKLIDMIAAGEDVNPLTEVIAIGWNSATQDDINSNKLVIVSEKECRRLYGLNAIMPNMICAGGGTDGVSGGEDTCLIEPGTTLIMEKATTDSAGVTSVKPVLIGLASWGYGCSRSQYPFVYTSISSNREFIRKTIPAF, translated from the exons ATGAAgactataattttattaagcaTGTTGATTAGTGCAATCACATGTAACGTTGTAAAAACCGAATCTAACG ATGCTGCATCAACTCtcgaaaaaaatcgttttttaaccAGAATGCCATTCGTTACGTTTGTTAGTACAACAATCGATAAACATCCTTATCAAGCATCCATACAATATAGCGGAAGACATATTTGTAGCGGCGCAATCATTTCAAGTCTATACATTTTGACTACAGCTCAATGTGTTGATCG GAGATCTCTTGATCTGTTAAGTGTTCGCGTCGGTGCGACCGAATACAATCGTGGTGGACAAACAGTTTCCGTTAGTTCAATCGACATAAATCCCGATTATAATGCTAGAACGTTTGACTATGATATATCCATTTTAAAACTAGCAAAGTCCCTCGCCTTTTCCCCtacgataaaattaattgacatGATTGCTGCCGGTGAGGATGTGAATCCATTGACTGAAGTCATCGCGATAGGCTGGAATAGTGCGACCCAAGACGATATAAACTCTAACAAATTAGTTATCGTTTCGGAAAAGGAATGTCGTCGTTTGTACGGATTAAATGCCATCATGCCAAATATGATTTGTGCAGGCGGTGGAACCGACGGAGTTAGCGGTGGCGAAGATACTTGTCTC ATTGAACCAGGTACGACCTTAATTATGGAGAAAGCCACTACAGATTCAGCTGGAGTAACGTCTGTCAAACCGGTATTAATTGGTTTAGCCTCTTGGGGATACGGATGTAGTCGTTCGCAATATCCGTTCGTTTACACATCAATTTCTAGCAATCGAGAATTTATTCGCAAAACGATACCTGCATtctaa
- the LOC111413794 gene encoding trypsin-1-like isoform X1 yields the protein MKTIILLGMLISAITCNVVKTESNDVAASLEKNRFLTRMPFFSFVSTTIDKHPYKASIQYSGRHICSGAIISSLYILTTAQCVDRRSLDLLTVRVGTTEYNRDGRVVSVSSININPDFNARTYDYDISILKLASSLAFSNTIKSIDMIAAGEVVEPLTDVIATGWNNATHDDLSSTELVIVSEKECRSLYGLNAITPNMICAGGGTDGITGDKDTCLIEPGTTLIMEKATKDSAGITSVKPILIGLAAWGYGCTRSQYPYVYTSISSSREFIRKTIS from the exons ATGAAGactataattttattaggCATGTTGATTAGTGCAATCACATGTAACGTTGTAAAAACCGAATCTAACG ATGTTGCAGCAAGTCtcgaaaaaaatcgttttttgacCAGAATGCCATTCTTTTCGTTTGTTAGTACAACAATCGATAAGCATCCTTATAAAGCATCCATACAATATAGCGGAAGACATATTTGTAGCGGTGCAATCATTTCAAGTCTATACATTTTGACTACAGCTCAATGTGTTGATCG gagATCTCTTGATCTGTTGACTGTTCGCGTCGGTACGACCGAATACAATCGTGATGGACGAGTAGTTTCCGTTAGTTCAATCAACATAAATCCCGATTTTAATGCGAGAACGTATGACTATGATATATCCATTTTAAAACTAGCATCGTCCCTCGCCTTTTCCAATACGATAAAATCAATTGACATGATTGCTGCCGGTGAGGTTGTGGAACCGTTGACTGATGTCATCGCGACAGGCTGGAACAATGCGACCCATGACGATTTAAGCTCTACCGAATTAGTTATCGTTTCGGAAAAGGAATGTCGAAGTTTGTACGGATTAAATGCCATCACGCCAAATATGATATGTGCAGGCGGTGGAACCGATGGAATTACCGGTGACAAAGATACTTGTCTC ATTGAACCAGGTACGACCTTGATTATGGAGAAAGCCACTAAAGATTCAGCTGGAATAACGTCTGTCAAACCGATATTAATTGGTTTAGCCGCTTGGGGATACGGATGTACTCGTTCGCAATATCCGTACGTTTACACATCAATTTCTAGCAGTCGAGAATTTATTCGCAAAACGATATCTTAA
- the LOC111413779 gene encoding trypsin-3-like yields the protein MKTIILLGMLISAITCNVLKTESKDAAPSLEKSDRFLVKMPFVSFVSTTIDKHPYQASIQYSGKHICSGAIISSQYILTTAQCVERRSLDLLSVRVGSTEYNRGGRVVSVGSININPDFNARTNDYDISILKLTSSLAFSNMIKSIDMIADGEAVEPLTQVIATGWNSATNDDLSSNELVIVSEKECRRLYGLNAITPNMVCAGGGTDGVSGGEDTCLIEQGTMLIMEKATKDSAGVTSVKPILIGLAAWGYGCSRSQYPYVYTSISSNREFIRKMTP from the exons ATGAAGactataattttattaggCATGTTGATTAGTGCAATCACATGTAACGTTCTAAAAACCGAATCTAAAG ATGCTGCACCAAGTCTCGAGAAAAGTGATCGTTTTTTGGTCAAAATGCCATTCGTTTCGTTTGTTAGTACAACTATCGATAAACATCCTTATCAAGCATCCATACAATATAGCGGAAAACATATATGTAGCGGAGCAATCATTTCAAGTCAATATATTTTGACTACAGCTCAATGTGTTGAACG GAGATCTCTTGATCTGTTGAGTGTTCGCGTCGGTTCGACCGAATACAATCGGGGTGGACGAGTAGTTTCCGTTGGTTCAATCAACATAAATCCCGATTTTAATGCGAGAACGAATGACTACGATATATCcattttaaaactaacatcGTCCCTCGCCTTTAGCAATATGATAAAATCAATTGATATGATTGCTGACGGTGAAGCTGTGGAACCGTTGACTCAGGTCATCGCGACCGGCTGGAATAGTGCGACCAATGACGATTTAAGCTCTAACGAATTAGTTATCGTTTCGGAAAAGGAATGTCGTCGTTTGTACGGATTAAATGCCATCACGCCAAATATGGTATGTGCGGGCGGTGGAACCGACGGAGTTAGCGGTGGCGAAGATACTTGTCTC ATTGAACAAGGTACGATGTTGATTATGGAGAAAGCCACTAAAGATTCAGCTGGAGTAACGTCTGTCAAACCGATATTAATTGGGTTAGCCGCTTGGGGATACGGATGTAGTCGTTCGCAATATCCGTACGTTTACACATCAATTTCTAGCAATCGAGAATTTATTCGCAAAATGACACCTTAA
- the LOC111413794 gene encoding trypsin delta-like isoform X3, producing the protein MKTIILLGMLISAITCNVVNTESNDAAPSLEKNRFLTRMPFISFVSTTVDKHPYQASIQYSGRHICSGAIISSQYILTTAQCVDRRSLDLLSVRVGTTEYNRGGRTVLVSSIEINPAYNARTNDYDISILKLASSLAFSTTIKSIDMIAADEDVEPMTEVIAIGWNSATHDDMSSNELVIVSEKECRRLYGLNAITPNMICAGGGNDGLSGGEDTCLIEPGTNLILEKTTKDSAGVTSVKPILIGLAAWGYGCTRSQYPYVYTSISSNREFIRKTIS; encoded by the exons atgaagactATAATTTTGTTAGGCATGTTGATTAGTGCAATCACATGTAATGTTGTAAATACCGAATCTAACG ATGCTGCACCAAGTCtcgaaaaaaatcgttttttgacCAGAATGCCATTCATTTCGTTTGTTAGTACAACAGTCGATAAACATCCTTATCAAGCGTCCATACAATATAGCGGAAGACATATTTGTAGCGGCGCAATCATTTCTAGTCAATACATTTTGACTACAGCTCAATGTGTTGATCG GAGATCTCTTGATCTGTTGAGTGTTCGCGTCGGTACGACCGAATACAATCGTGGTGGACGAACAGTTTTGGTTAGTTCAATCGAAATAAATCCCGCTTATAATGCTAGAACGAATGACTACGATATATCCATTTTAAAACTAGCATCGTCCCTCGCCTTTTCCACTACGATAAAATCAATTGACATGATTGCTGCCGATGAGGATGTGGAACCTATGACTGAAGTCATCGCGATAGGCTGGAATAGTGCGACCCATGACGATATGAGCTCTAACGAATTAGTTATCGTTTCGGAAAAGGAATGTCGTCGTTTGTACGGATTAAATGCCATCACGCCAAATATGATATGTGCAGGCGGTGGAAACGACGGACTTAGCGGTGGCGAAGATACTTGTCTC ATTGAACCAGGTACAAACTTGATTTTGGAGAAAACCACTAAAGATTCAGCTGGAGTAACGTCTGTCAAACCGATATTAATTGGTTTAGCCGCTTGGGGATACGGATGTACACGTTCGCAATATCCGTACGTTTACACATCAATTTCTAGCAATCGAGAATTTATTCGCAAAACGATATCTTAA
- the LOC111413793 gene encoding trypsin-3-like, giving the protein MKTIILLGMLISTITCKVLKTESKDAAPSLEKSDRFLVKMPFVSFVSTTIDKHPYQASIQYSGKHICSGAIISSQYILTTAQCVERRSLDLLSVRIGSTEYNRGGRVVSVGSININPDFNARTNDYDISILKLTSSLAFSNMIKSIDMIADGEAVEPLTQVIATGWNSATNDDLNSNELVIVSEKECRRLYGLNAITPNMICAGGGTDGVSGGEDTCLIEPGTMLIMEKATKDSAGVTSVKPILIGLAAWGYGCTRPQYPYVYTSISSNREFIRKTIS; this is encoded by the exons ATGAAGactataattttattaggCATGTTGATTAGTACAATCACATGTAAAGTTCTAAAAACCGAATCTAAAG ATGCTGCACCAAGTCTCGAGAAAAGTGATCGTTTTTTGGTCAAAATGCCATTCGTTTCGTTTGTTAGTACAACTATCGATAAACATCCTTATCAAGCGTCCATACAATATAGCGGAAAACATATTTGTAGTGGAGCAATCATTTCAAGTCAATATATTTTGACTACAGCTCAATGTGTTGAACG GAGATCTCTTGATCTGTTGAGTGTTCGCATCGGTTCGACCGAGTACAATCGGGGTGGACGAGTAGTTTCCGTTGGTTCAATCAACATAAATCCCGATTTTAATGCGAGAACGAATGACTACGATATATCcattttaaaactaacatcGTCCCTCGCCTTTAGtaatatgataaaatcaaTTGATATGATTGCTGACGGTGAGGCTGTGGAACCGTTGACTCAGGTCATCGCGACCGGCTGGAATAGTGCGACCAATGACGATTTAAACTCTAACGAATTAGTTATCGTTTCGGAAAAGGAATGTCGTCGTTTGTACGGATTAAATGCCATCACGCCAAATATGATATGTGCAGGCGGTGGAACCGACGGAGTTAGCGGTGGCGAAGATACTTGTCTC ATTGAACCAGGTACGATGTTGATTATGGAGAAAGCCACTAAAGATTCAGCTGGAGTAACGTCTGTCAAACCGATATTAATTGGTTTAGCCGCTTGGGGATACGGATGTACTCGTCCGCAATATCCGTACGTTTACACATCAATTTCTAGCAATCGAGAATTTATTCGCAAAACGATATCTTAA
- the LOC111413792 gene encoding trypsin-4-like isoform X3 yields the protein MKTIILLSMLISAITCNVVKTESNDAASSLEKNRFLTRMPFVSFVSTTIDKHPYQASIQYSGRHICSGAIISSLYILTTAQCVDRRSLDLLSVRVGATEYNRGGRTVSVSSININPDFNARTYDYDISILKLTSSLAFSNTIKSIDMIAAGEDVEPLTKVIAAGWNSATNDDLSSNELVIVSEKECRRLYGLNAIMPNMICAGGGTDGVTGGEDTCLIEPGTTLIVEKTTKDSAGVTSVKPILIGLAAWGYGCTRPQYPYVYTSISSNREFIRKTIS from the exons ATGAAgactataattttattaagcaTGTTGATTAGTGCAATCACATGTAACGTTGTAAAAACCGAATCTAACG ATGCTGCATCAAGTCtcgaaaaaaatcgttttttgacCAGAATGCCATTCGTTTCGTTTGTTAGTACAACAATCGATAAACATCCTTATCAAGCGTCCATACAATATAGCGGAAGACATATTTGTAGCGGCGCAATCATTTCAAGTCTATACATTTTGACTACAGCTCAATGTGTTGATCG GAGATCTCTTGATCTGTTGAGTGTTCGCGTCGGTGCGACCGAATACAATCGTGGCGGACGAACAGTTTCCGTTAGTTCAATCAACATAAATCCCGATTTTAATGCGAGAACGTATGACTATGATATATCcattttaaaactaacatcGTCCCTCGCCTTTTCCAATACCATAAAATCAATTGACATGATTGCTGCCGGTGAGGATGTGGAACCGTTGACTAAGGTCATCGCGGCCGGCTGGAATAGTGCGACCAATGACGATTTAAGCTCTAACGAATTAGTTATCGTTTCGGAAAAGGAATGTCGTCGTTTGTACGGATTAAATGCCATCATGCCAAATATGATATGTGCAGGCGGTGGAACCGACGGAGTTACCGGTGGCGAAGATACTTGTCTC ATTGAACCAGGTACGACCTTGATTGTGGAGAAAACCACTAAAGATTCAGCTGGAGTAACGTCTGTCAAACCGATATTAATTGGTTTAGCCGCTTGGGGATACGGATGTACTCGTCCGCAATATCCGTACGTTTACACGTCAATTTCTAGCAATCGAGAATTTATTCGCAAAACGATATCTTAA
- the LOC111413794 gene encoding trypsin-1-like isoform X2, whose protein sequence is MKTIILLGMLISAITCNVVNTESNDVAASLEKNRFLTRMPFFSFVSTTIDKHPYKASIQYSGRHICSGAIISSLYILTTAQCVDRRSLDLLTVRVGTTEYNRDGRVVSVSSININPDFNARTYDYDISILKLASSLAFSNTIKSIDMIAAGEVVEPLTDVIATGWNNATHDDLSSTELVIVSEKECRSLYGLNAITPNMICAGGGTDGITGDKDTCLIEPGTTLIMEKATKDSAGITSVKPILIGLAAWGYGCTRSQYPYVYTSISSSREFIRKTIS, encoded by the exons atgaagactATAATTTTGTTAGGCATGTTGATTAGTGCAATCACATGTAATGTTGTAAATACCGAATCTAACG ATGTTGCAGCAAGTCtcgaaaaaaatcgttttttgacCAGAATGCCATTCTTTTCGTTTGTTAGTACAACAATCGATAAGCATCCTTATAAAGCATCCATACAATATAGCGGAAGACATATTTGTAGCGGTGCAATCATTTCAAGTCTATACATTTTGACTACAGCTCAATGTGTTGATCG gagATCTCTTGATCTGTTGACTGTTCGCGTCGGTACGACCGAATACAATCGTGATGGACGAGTAGTTTCCGTTAGTTCAATCAACATAAATCCCGATTTTAATGCGAGAACGTATGACTATGATATATCCATTTTAAAACTAGCATCGTCCCTCGCCTTTTCCAATACGATAAAATCAATTGACATGATTGCTGCCGGTGAGGTTGTGGAACCGTTGACTGATGTCATCGCGACAGGCTGGAACAATGCGACCCATGACGATTTAAGCTCTACCGAATTAGTTATCGTTTCGGAAAAGGAATGTCGAAGTTTGTACGGATTAAATGCCATCACGCCAAATATGATATGTGCAGGCGGTGGAACCGATGGAATTACCGGTGACAAAGATACTTGTCTC ATTGAACCAGGTACGACCTTGATTATGGAGAAAGCCACTAAAGATTCAGCTGGAATAACGTCTGTCAAACCGATATTAATTGGTTTAGCCGCTTGGGGATACGGATGTACTCGTTCGCAATATCCGTACGTTTACACATCAATTTCTAGCAGTCGAGAATTTATTCGCAAAACGATATCTTAA
- the LOC111413792 gene encoding trypsin-4-like isoform X2, whose product MKTIILLGMLIGAITCNVVKTESDDAASSLEKNRFLTRMPFVSFVSTTIDKHPYQASIQYSGRHICSGAIISSLYILTTAQCVDRRSLDLLSVRVGATEYNRGGRTVSVSSININPDFNARTYDYDISILKLTSSLAFSNTIKSIDMIAAGEDVEPLTKVIAAGWNSATNDDLSSNELVIVSEKECRRLYGLNAIMPNMICAGGGTDGVTGGEDTCLIEPGTTLIVEKTTKDSAGVTSVKPILIGLAAWGYGCTRPQYPYVYTSISSNREFIRKTIS is encoded by the exons atgaagactATAATATTATTAGGCATGTTGATTGGTGCAATCACATGTAACGTTGTAAAAACCGAATCTGACG ATGCTGCATCAAGTCtcgaaaaaaatcgttttttgacCAGAATGCCATTCGTTTCGTTTGTTAGTACAACAATCGATAAACATCCTTATCAAGCGTCCATACAATATAGCGGAAGACATATTTGTAGCGGCGCAATCATTTCAAGTCTATACATTTTGACTACAGCTCAATGTGTTGATCG GAGATCTCTTGATCTGTTGAGTGTTCGCGTCGGTGCGACCGAATACAATCGTGGCGGACGAACAGTTTCCGTTAGTTCAATCAACATAAATCCCGATTTTAATGCGAGAACGTATGACTATGATATATCcattttaaaactaacatcGTCCCTCGCCTTTTCCAATACCATAAAATCAATTGACATGATTGCTGCCGGTGAGGATGTGGAACCGTTGACTAAGGTCATCGCGGCCGGCTGGAATAGTGCGACCAATGACGATTTAAGCTCTAACGAATTAGTTATCGTTTCGGAAAAGGAATGTCGTCGTTTGTACGGATTAAATGCCATCATGCCAAATATGATATGTGCAGGCGGTGGAACCGACGGAGTTACCGGTGGCGAAGATACTTGTCTC ATTGAACCAGGTACGACCTTGATTGTGGAGAAAACCACTAAAGATTCAGCTGGAGTAACGTCTGTCAAACCGATATTAATTGGTTTAGCCGCTTGGGGATACGGATGTACTCGTCCGCAATATCCGTACGTTTACACGTCAATTTCTAGCAATCGAGAATTTATTCGCAAAACGATATCTTAA